The Brassica oleracea var. oleracea cultivar TO1000 chromosome C6, BOL, whole genome shotgun sequence genome includes a region encoding these proteins:
- the LOC106300088 gene encoding dipeptidyl aminopeptidase BI-like isoform X2, whose protein sequence is MEYAQHCMRLIADNKAEPSVYDTMPTGPDAPPEHIILDENIKAQEYDYYSIGAFKASPDHKLVAYAEDTKGVEIYTVNVIDSEALKSLGEPLKGRTCYLQWAGLA, encoded by the exons ATGGAATATGCTCAGCACTGTATGCGTTTGATCGCTGACAACAAAGCTGAGCCTTCTGTGTATGATACTATGCCAACTGGTCCAGATGCTCCTCCTGAGCATATCATATTGGATGAGAATATCAAGGCCCAGGAGTACGACTACTACAGTATTGGTGCCTTCAAG GCTAGTCCAGATCATAAATTGGTGGCCTATGCAGAGGACACGAAAGGTGTTGAGATATATACCGTCAATGTCATCGACTCTGAGGCTCTGAAATCATTAGGAGAACCACTAAAAGGACGGACTTGTTATCTTCAATGGGCTG GTTTGGCATGA
- the LOC106300088 gene encoding dipeptidyl aminopeptidase BI-like isoform X1 — translation MEYAQHCMRLIADNKAEPSVYDTMPTGPDAPPEHIILDENIKAQEYDYYSIGAFKASPDHKLVAYAEDTKGVEIYTVNVIDSEALKSLGEPLKGRTCYLQWAGKVWHDTEDLSSLFQAPARMEVLCLWIADSSL, via the exons ATGGAATATGCTCAGCACTGTATGCGTTTGATCGCTGACAACAAAGCTGAGCCTTCTGTGTATGATACTATGCCAACTGGTCCAGATGCTCCTCCTGAGCATATCATATTGGATGAGAATATCAAGGCCCAGGAGTACGACTACTACAGTATTGGTGCCTTCAAG GCTAGTCCAGATCATAAATTGGTGGCCTATGCAGAGGACACGAAAGGTGTTGAGATATATACCGTCAATGTCATCGACTCTGAGGCTCTGAAATCATTAGGAGAACCACTAAAAGGACGGACTTGTTATCTTCAATGGGCTGGTAAG GTTTGGCATGATACCGAGGACCTATCTTCCTTGTTTCAAGCACCAGCACGCATGGAAGTTCTTTGTTTGTGGATAGCTGACTCGTCTTTGTGA